The following proteins are encoded in a genomic region of Actinomadura sp. NAK00032:
- a CDS encoding RNA polymerase sigma factor encodes MPRSAVETPLTESAGPALNDLLKRGRAQGRLSLDEVRGAFEAAGISPAQGRSILRELSEAGISLAGEADTVRKLAAAADHDGGETAQAAAGPANKRTPRKAAKPARKGAKAGADTPDAAGPAGPADAKDAPADGGFEVTTAEAEADTGADLDDQSTTMGDSVHTYLKAIGRRQLLTAEQEVDLAKRIEAGLYAEHKLETENLSPGVRADLEWVAADGRRAKAHMLEANLRLVVSVAKKYSDRGLSLLDVVQEGNLGLIRAVEKFDYSKGYKFSTYAMWWIRQAIQRGFADSARTIRLPVHVLEMLSKLSRVERDMHQRLGREPTPEELAAELDKSPEQVRELLRTSRQPISLDSTIGEDGETRIGDLIEDTDSPEASELVDRQLMADQLRRTLDILSPREAKIMAMRFGLYDGTPRTLDEIGKALGLTRERIRQLEKESLSKLRHPSNARPLLDFAV; translated from the coding sequence ATGCCGCGAAGCGCCGTCGAGACCCCGCTCACGGAGTCGGCGGGCCCCGCGCTCAACGACCTCCTCAAGCGGGGCCGCGCCCAAGGGCGCCTCTCGCTCGACGAGGTGCGGGGGGCCTTCGAGGCCGCCGGGATCAGCCCGGCCCAGGGCCGTTCCATCCTGCGCGAGCTGTCCGAGGCCGGCATCAGCCTGGCCGGCGAGGCCGACACCGTGCGCAAGCTCGCCGCGGCCGCCGACCACGACGGCGGGGAGACCGCCCAGGCGGCCGCCGGGCCCGCGAACAAGCGCACCCCCCGCAAGGCCGCCAAGCCCGCGCGCAAGGGCGCCAAGGCCGGCGCGGACACCCCGGACGCAGCGGGCCCCGCGGGCCCCGCGGACGCCAAGGACGCCCCCGCCGACGGGGGGTTCGAGGTCACCACCGCCGAGGCCGAGGCCGACACCGGGGCCGACCTGGACGACCAGTCCACCACCATGGGCGACTCCGTCCACACCTACCTCAAGGCCATCGGGCGCCGCCAGCTGCTCACCGCCGAGCAGGAGGTCGACCTCGCCAAGCGCATCGAGGCCGGGCTCTACGCCGAGCACAAGCTGGAGACCGAGAACCTCTCCCCCGGCGTGCGCGCCGACCTGGAGTGGGTCGCCGCCGACGGCCGCCGCGCCAAGGCCCACATGCTGGAGGCCAACCTCCGGCTCGTGGTGTCGGTCGCCAAGAAGTACTCCGACCGCGGCCTGTCGCTGCTGGACGTCGTCCAGGAGGGCAACCTCGGCCTGATCCGCGCCGTGGAGAAGTTCGACTACTCCAAGGGCTACAAGTTCTCCACCTACGCGATGTGGTGGATCCGGCAGGCCATCCAGCGCGGCTTCGCCGACTCGGCCCGCACCATCCGGCTGCCCGTGCACGTGCTGGAGATGCTCAGCAAGCTGAGCCGCGTCGAGCGCGACATGCACCAGCGGCTCGGCCGCGAGCCCACCCCGGAGGAGCTCGCCGCCGAGCTGGACAAGAGCCCCGAGCAGGTCCGCGAGCTGCTGCGCACCAGCCGCCAGCCGATCAGCCTGGACTCCACGATCGGCGAGGACGGCGAGACCCGCATCGGCGACCTCATCGAGGACACCGACAGCCCCGAGGCGTCGGAACTGGTCGACCGGCAGCTCATGGCCGACCAGCTGCGCCGCACCCTGGACATCCTGTCCCCGCGCGAAGCCAAGATCATGGCGATGCGGTTCGGGCTGTACGACGGGACGCCGCGCACCCTGGACGAGATCGGCAAGGCCCTCGGGCTGACCCGCGAGCGGATCCGCCAGCTGGAGAAGGAGTCGCTGTCGAAGCTGCGGCACCCCAGCAACGCCCGCCCGCTGCTGGACTTCGCCGTCTGA
- a CDS encoding cation diffusion facilitator family transporter: protein MAEGKGDESTLTVLLAFGANLGIAVAKGFAALATGSASMAAETAHSVADTFNEVLLLVGLRRSGRPADRRHPLGYGKERYIWTLLVAVAIFGMGALFSFYQGVQRLTGHSGEGAEESSPAIAYAVLGVAFVLEAVSWQQAARQVRDAARAERLPLIAYIRRTDEPTSVSVLLEDSAALIGVLIAFGGLGMHQLTGSAAWDAAGSLLIGVLLTAVALVLGRINVNLLTGTQADPRIVADVRERLAAAPEVDWVVDIITVTFGADQVLVCARLDFAESAGSGDIERACVRMARELREAHEEINEVFLEPVPRDDPDLRERVIARYGRSLRPKESDG from the coding sequence ATGGCCGAGGGCAAGGGGGACGAGAGCACCCTCACCGTGCTGCTCGCGTTCGGCGCCAACCTCGGCATCGCCGTCGCCAAGGGCTTCGCGGCGCTGGCCACCGGCTCGGCGTCGATGGCCGCCGAGACCGCGCACTCGGTCGCCGACACCTTCAACGAGGTGCTGCTGCTGGTCGGGCTGCGCCGCAGCGGCCGCCCCGCCGACCGCCGGCACCCGCTCGGGTACGGCAAGGAGCGCTACATCTGGACGCTGCTGGTCGCCGTGGCGATCTTCGGGATGGGCGCGCTGTTCTCCTTCTACCAGGGCGTCCAGCGGCTCACCGGCCACTCCGGCGAGGGCGCCGAGGAGTCCTCCCCCGCCATCGCCTACGCCGTCCTCGGGGTGGCGTTCGTGCTGGAGGCGGTCTCCTGGCAGCAGGCCGCCCGGCAGGTCCGGGACGCGGCGCGCGCGGAGCGGCTGCCCCTGATCGCCTACATCCGCCGGACCGACGAGCCCACCTCGGTCAGCGTGCTGCTGGAGGACTCGGCCGCCCTCATCGGCGTCCTCATCGCCTTCGGCGGCCTCGGCATGCACCAGCTGACCGGCTCGGCGGCCTGGGACGCGGCCGGGTCGCTGCTCATCGGCGTGCTGCTCACCGCCGTCGCGCTCGTCCTCGGCCGGATCAACGTCAACCTGCTCACCGGTACCCAGGCCGACCCGCGGATCGTCGCCGACGTGCGCGAGCGGCTCGCCGCGGCGCCCGAGGTCGACTGGGTCGTCGACATCATCACCGTCACGTTCGGCGCGGACCAGGTCCTCGTCTGCGCCCGGTTGGACTTCGCCGAGTCCGCCGGCTCGGGCGACATCGAGCGCGCCTGCGTACGGATGGCGCGCGAGCTGCGCGAGGCGCACGAGGAGATCAACGAGGTCTTCCTCGAACCGGTCCCCCGCGACGATCCTGACCTGCGGGAACGGGTCATCGCGCGCTACGGTCGGAGCCTGCGTCCGAAGGAGTCGGACGGGTAG
- a CDS encoding AMP-binding protein, whose product MDRPLHAAVLPPGPRLLRALADALDGGPALCPLPTGLPEPALSSLLDALAPDAVDTPDGLVPHSPGAGRAPVGPGTAVLIATSGSTGAPKFVELTADALRHSAAGTLARIGAAPGDRWLCCVPTSHISGVQVLVRSLVAGTGPVIAPRFDAAAVAKADGFHVSLVPTQLRRVLDTGADLSRLGAVVLGGAAAAPGLLDEARERGARVFTTYGMSETCGGCVYDGAPLDGVRVALGDGGRIRLAGPSLFSGYRLRPDLTAAARDGDWFVTQDLGALEGGRLRVRGRIDDLINTGGEKVVAGEVAAALSRHPAVRDVVVVGRPDPEWGERVTAVVVPAAPAVPELADLRALVRETMPAFAAPRELELVDAIPLLASGKPDRARLRAPAGHPAR is encoded by the coding sequence ATGGATCGCCCGCTGCACGCCGCCGTCCTGCCGCCCGGCCCCCGGCTGCTGCGGGCCCTCGCCGACGCGCTCGACGGCGGCCCCGCGCTCTGCCCGCTCCCCACCGGCCTGCCCGAACCGGCGCTCAGCAGCCTGCTGGACGCGCTGGCGCCCGACGCGGTCGACACGCCGGACGGCCTGGTCCCGCACTCCCCCGGCGCCGGCCGCGCGCCCGTCGGCCCCGGCACCGCCGTGCTGATCGCCACGTCCGGCTCCACCGGGGCCCCGAAGTTCGTCGAGCTGACGGCGGACGCGCTGCGGCACTCCGCCGCCGGCACCCTCGCCCGCATCGGCGCCGCGCCCGGCGACCGGTGGCTGTGCTGCGTGCCGACCAGCCACATCTCCGGCGTGCAGGTGCTCGTCCGGTCCCTGGTCGCCGGCACCGGCCCGGTCATCGCGCCGCGCTTCGACGCCGCCGCCGTCGCCAAGGCCGACGGCTTCCACGTCTCGCTCGTCCCCACCCAGCTGCGCCGCGTGCTGGACACCGGCGCCGACCTGTCCCGGCTCGGCGCGGTCGTGCTCGGCGGCGCCGCCGCCGCGCCCGGCCTGCTCGACGAGGCCCGCGAGCGCGGCGCCCGGGTCTTCACCACCTACGGGATGAGCGAGACCTGCGGCGGCTGCGTCTACGACGGCGCCCCGCTGGACGGCGTGCGCGTCGCGCTCGGCGACGGCGGCCGGATCCGGCTGGCGGGGCCGTCGCTGTTCTCCGGCTACCGGCTGCGGCCCGACCTGACCGCCGCGGCGCGGGACGGCGACTGGTTCGTCACCCAGGACCTCGGCGCCCTGGAGGGCGGCCGGCTCCGCGTCCGGGGCCGCATCGACGACCTGATCAACACCGGCGGGGAGAAGGTCGTCGCCGGCGAGGTCGCCGCCGCGCTGTCGCGGCACCCGGCGGTCCGCGACGTCGTCGTGGTCGGCCGGCCCGACCCCGAGTGGGGCGAGCGCGTCACGGCCGTGGTCGTCCCCGCCGCGCCGGCCGTGCCGGAGCTGGCGGACCTGCGGGCCCTCGTCCGGGAGACGATGCCGGCCTTCGCCGCCCCCCGCGAGCTGGAGCTGGTGGACGCGATCCCGCTGCTGGCGTCCGGCAAGCCCGACCGCGCCCGCCTGCGCGCCCCGGCCGGACACCCCGCCCGCTGA
- a CDS encoding 1,4-dihydroxy-2-naphthoyl-CoA synthase translates to MVSELFDADAWKEVEGFGFTDITYHRAVGHGTVRVAFDRPDVRNAFRPHTVDELYRALDHARMSSDIGCVLLTGNGPSPKDGGWAFCSGGDQRIRGKDGYKYAEGETSDTIDPARAGRLHILEVQRLIRMMGKVVICVVPGWAAGGGHSLHVVCDLTLASREHARFKQTDADVASFDGGFGSAYLARQVGQKFAREIFFLGDTYDAEAAHRMGMVNAVVPHAELEATALEWARKVNGKSPTAQRMLKFAFNLVDDGLVGQQVFAGEATRLAYGTGEAAEGRDSFLEKRDPDWSRFPWYY, encoded by the coding sequence ATGGTCTCGGAGCTGTTCGACGCGGACGCGTGGAAAGAGGTCGAGGGGTTCGGCTTCACCGACATCACCTACCACCGCGCCGTCGGCCACGGCACGGTGCGGGTGGCGTTCGACCGGCCGGACGTGCGCAACGCGTTCCGCCCCCACACGGTGGACGAGCTGTACCGGGCGCTGGACCACGCGCGGATGTCCAGCGACATCGGCTGCGTGCTGCTGACCGGGAACGGGCCCTCGCCCAAGGACGGCGGCTGGGCCTTCTGCTCCGGGGGCGACCAGCGCATCCGCGGCAAGGACGGCTACAAGTACGCCGAGGGCGAGACGTCCGACACGATCGACCCGGCGCGGGCGGGGCGGCTGCACATCCTGGAGGTGCAGCGGCTGATCCGGATGATGGGCAAGGTCGTCATCTGCGTGGTGCCGGGCTGGGCGGCGGGCGGCGGGCACAGCCTGCACGTGGTGTGCGACCTCACCCTCGCCAGCCGCGAGCACGCCCGCTTCAAGCAGACCGACGCGGACGTGGCGAGCTTCGACGGCGGGTTCGGGTCGGCGTACCTGGCGCGGCAGGTCGGCCAGAAGTTCGCCCGCGAGATCTTCTTCCTCGGCGACACCTACGACGCCGAGGCCGCGCACCGGATGGGCATGGTCAACGCCGTCGTCCCGCACGCCGAGCTGGAGGCGACGGCGCTGGAGTGGGCGCGCAAGGTCAACGGCAAGAGCCCGACCGCGCAGCGGATGCTGAAGTTCGCGTTCAACCTGGTCGACGACGGGCTGGTCGGGCAGCAGGTGTTCGCGGGCGAGGCGACGCGGCTGGCCTACGGCACCGGCGAGGCCGCCGAGGGGCGGGACTCGTTCCTGGAGAAGCGCGACCCCGATTGGTCGCGTTTCCCGTGGTACTACTAA
- a CDS encoding o-succinylbenzoate synthase, translating into MRVYSIPMRTRFRGVTRREGVLIEGPAGWGEFSPFAEYGPAECARWLAAAREAAFEGWPAPVRDRIPVNATIPAVGPERAFAMTKESGCRTAKVKVAERGQSDADDMARVEAVRDAIGPDGRVRIDVNGGWDVDRAARMIRALDRWELEYAEQPCATLEELARVRLRVDVPIAADESIRRAEDPLKVRAAGAADVAVLKVQPLGGVAAALRVAEACGLPVVVSSAVETSVGLAAGAALAAALPELRYACGLGTLSLLEGDVVADPLRPVAGEIEVRRPVVDGEALARWAGPEAAWRDRALAAQEHMGGPAVIGAAP; encoded by the coding sequence GTGCGGGTGTACTCCATCCCGATGCGGACGCGGTTCCGCGGTGTGACGCGGCGGGAGGGCGTCCTGATCGAGGGCCCCGCCGGCTGGGGGGAGTTCTCGCCGTTCGCCGAGTACGGCCCGGCCGAGTGCGCCCGCTGGCTGGCCGCCGCCCGGGAGGCCGCGTTCGAGGGCTGGCCGGCGCCCGTCCGCGACCGGATCCCGGTGAACGCGACGATCCCGGCGGTCGGGCCTGAGCGCGCGTTCGCGATGACCAAGGAGTCCGGCTGCCGGACGGCGAAGGTGAAGGTCGCCGAGCGCGGCCAGAGCGACGCCGACGACATGGCGCGGGTCGAGGCCGTCCGGGACGCCATCGGGCCGGACGGCCGCGTCCGGATCGATGTGAACGGCGGCTGGGACGTCGACCGCGCGGCCCGGATGATCCGGGCGCTGGACCGGTGGGAGCTGGAGTACGCCGAGCAGCCGTGCGCGACGCTGGAGGAGCTGGCGCGGGTGCGGCTGCGGGTGGACGTGCCGATCGCGGCGGACGAGTCGATCCGCCGCGCCGAGGACCCGCTGAAGGTCCGCGCGGCGGGTGCCGCGGACGTGGCGGTGCTGAAGGTGCAGCCGCTCGGCGGGGTCGCGGCGGCGCTGCGGGTCGCGGAGGCGTGCGGGCTGCCGGTGGTGGTGTCGAGCGCGGTGGAGACGTCGGTGGGCCTGGCGGCGGGGGCGGCGCTGGCCGCGGCGCTGCCGGAGCTGCGGTACGCGTGCGGCCTCGGGACGCTGTCGCTGCTGGAGGGCGATGTCGTCGCCGACCCGCTGCGGCCGGTGGCGGGGGAGATCGAGGTGCGGCGGCCGGTGGTGGACGGTGAGGCGCTGGCCCGGTGGGCGGGCCCGGAGGCCGCGTGGCGCGACCGGGCGCTGGCCGCGCAGGAGCATATGGGCGGCCCGGCGGTGATCGGGGCGGCGCCGTGA
- the menD gene encoding 2-succinyl-5-enolpyruvyl-6-hydroxy-3-cyclohexene-1-carboxylic-acid synthase, which produces MNPATALAAVLVDELLRCGMTDAVLAPGSRSAPLALALQAAEEADRVRLHVRIDERSASFLGLGLAKRSGRPVALVCTSGTAAANFHPAVIEAHESGVPLIVITADRPPELRDTGANQTVDQVKLYGTAARWSTEVGVPENRPGMVAYWRSLVSRAWGVAQAPSPGPVHLNAAFREPLIPDGDESWCEPLDGDATGAWTKVRAATPGSVLHVPPTRRGVLVVGDGAVNVKRYVAAASMAGWPVLAEPNGNARYGDHALSSHHFLLGVPEFVERHRPEVVVTLGKPGLSRPLLALLRRAEEHIVLAPDLSHWPDPVRSATQVAPEVEIPVVSGDDAWLKSWRTADLAAAAAVDAVLDAVPEVTEPRLARDLVAGLPGGSLLFTAASMPIRDLDQVMRPRRGIRIMASRGASGIDGLVSTAIGAALAHSGRSYALLGDLAFLHDQNGLVIGPYDRRPDLAVVVVNNQGGGIFSLLPQAALRGPFERVFGTPHQVDVSAVAAAHGVPYRRLEAAADLPKALTGEGLRIVEARTDRDANAALHAEMRKAAQEAVRAALA; this is translated from the coding sequence GTGAACCCGGCGACCGCGCTGGCGGCGGTGCTGGTCGACGAGCTGCTGCGCTGCGGGATGACCGACGCGGTGCTGGCGCCGGGGTCGCGGTCGGCGCCGCTGGCGCTGGCGCTGCAGGCGGCCGAGGAGGCCGACCGGGTCCGGCTGCACGTGCGGATCGACGAGCGGTCGGCGTCGTTCCTCGGGCTGGGCCTGGCGAAGCGGTCGGGACGTCCGGTGGCGCTGGTGTGCACGTCGGGGACGGCGGCGGCGAACTTCCATCCGGCGGTGATCGAGGCGCACGAGTCCGGCGTCCCGCTGATCGTGATCACCGCGGACCGTCCGCCGGAGCTGCGCGACACGGGCGCGAACCAGACGGTCGACCAGGTGAAGCTGTACGGGACGGCGGCGCGGTGGAGCACCGAGGTCGGGGTGCCGGAGAACCGCCCGGGGATGGTGGCGTACTGGCGGTCGCTGGTGAGCCGCGCGTGGGGGGTGGCGCAGGCGCCGTCGCCGGGGCCGGTGCACCTGAACGCGGCGTTCCGGGAGCCGCTGATCCCCGACGGGGACGAGTCGTGGTGCGAGCCCCTCGACGGCGACGCGACGGGCGCGTGGACGAAGGTGCGCGCGGCGACGCCGGGCTCGGTGCTGCACGTCCCGCCGACGCGGCGCGGGGTCCTGGTGGTGGGCGACGGCGCGGTGAACGTCAAGCGGTACGTGGCGGCGGCGTCGATGGCCGGCTGGCCGGTCCTCGCGGAGCCGAACGGCAACGCCCGGTACGGCGACCACGCGCTGTCGTCGCACCATTTCCTGCTGGGCGTGCCGGAGTTCGTGGAGCGGCACCGCCCGGAGGTGGTGGTGACGCTGGGCAAGCCGGGGCTGTCGCGGCCGCTGCTGGCGCTGCTGCGGCGGGCGGAGGAGCACATCGTGCTGGCGCCGGACCTGTCGCACTGGCCGGACCCGGTCCGGTCGGCGACGCAGGTGGCGCCGGAGGTGGAGATCCCGGTGGTGTCGGGCGACGACGCCTGGCTGAAGTCGTGGCGGACCGCGGACCTGGCGGCCGCGGCGGCGGTGGACGCGGTGCTGGACGCGGTGCCTGAGGTGACCGAGCCGCGGCTGGCCCGCGACCTGGTGGCGGGGCTGCCGGGCGGGTCGCTGCTGTTCACGGCGGCGAGCATGCCGATCCGGGACCTGGACCAGGTGATGCGGCCGCGCCGCGGGATCCGGATCATGGCGAGCCGGGGGGCGAGCGGCATCGACGGGCTGGTGTCGACGGCGATCGGGGCGGCGCTGGCGCACAGCGGCCGGTCCTACGCGCTGCTGGGCGATCTGGCGTTCCTGCACGACCAGAACGGGCTGGTCATCGGCCCGTACGACCGGCGCCCCGACCTGGCGGTCGTGGTGGTGAACAACCAGGGCGGCGGGATCTTCTCGCTGCTGCCGCAGGCGGCGTTGCGCGGCCCGTTCGAGCGGGTCTTCGGTACCCCGCACCAGGTGGACGTGAGCGCGGTGGCGGCGGCGCACGGTGTCCCGTACCGGCGGCTGGAGGCGGCGGCCGACCTGCCGAAGGCGCTGACGGGGGAGGGGCTGCGGATCGTGGAGGCCCGCACCGACAGGGACGCGAACGCCGCGCTGCACGCGGAGATGCGCAAGGCGGCGCAGGAGGCCGTGCGCGCGGCGCTGGCCTGA
- a CDS encoding tyrosine-protein phosphatase, with translation MDDGTRWIELDGAVNARDLGGLPTADGRTTRRGRVLRSDNLQDLSVADVRLLLDDYALKNVIDLRGDAEVRLEGPGPLTRIPTVTVHQLSLFPEGGRHTDVAADVDVDKALPWQDRSTGHYLGYLTDRGDSIVAALRVMTRTDGSALVHCAAGKDRTGVVCALALDTVGVTREAIVADYAQTGERLEAVLRRLRGSDTYAADLDSRPADTHRPHAAIMEKLLTRVDEEYGGTLGWLGGHGWTPEDTDALRDRLLSP, from the coding sequence ATGGACGATGGCACACGGTGGATCGAACTCGACGGTGCGGTCAACGCCCGAGACCTCGGCGGCCTCCCCACGGCGGACGGCCGCACCACCCGGCGGGGACGCGTGCTCCGCTCCGACAACCTCCAGGACCTCTCGGTCGCCGACGTCCGCCTCCTCCTCGACGACTACGCCCTCAAGAACGTCATCGACCTGCGCGGCGACGCCGAGGTGCGGCTCGAAGGACCCGGCCCCCTCACCCGGATTCCGACGGTGACCGTCCACCAGCTGTCGCTGTTCCCCGAAGGCGGCCGCCACACCGACGTCGCCGCCGACGTGGACGTGGACAAGGCGCTTCCCTGGCAGGACCGCTCGACCGGCCACTACCTCGGCTACCTCACCGACCGCGGCGACTCCATCGTCGCCGCCCTGCGCGTCATGACCCGCACCGACGGCTCAGCGCTGGTGCACTGCGCCGCCGGCAAGGACCGCACCGGCGTCGTCTGCGCCCTCGCCCTCGACACGGTCGGCGTCACCCGCGAGGCCATCGTCGCCGACTACGCCCAGACCGGCGAACGCCTGGAGGCCGTCCTGCGCCGGCTGCGCGGCAGCGACACCTACGCCGCCGACCTCGACTCCCGCCCCGCCGACACCCACCGCCCCCACGCCGCCATCATGGAGAAACTCCTCACCCGCGTCGACGAGGAGTACGGCGGAACACTCGGCTGGCTCGGCGGGCACGGCTGGACGCCCGAGGACACCGACGCCCTCCGCGACCGCCTCCTCTCCCCCTGA
- a CDS encoding acyl-CoA desaturase, which produces MPATLHAPPAPAAAPATADRRAGSDFAPLARRVRESGLLERRRGYYARAIGLNLAATAALWAAVAWAGDSWWTVLLGVPLAVVAARTAFLGHDSGHRQIARSARGNRWLGLLLGNLLLGMGHGWWNDKHNRHHANPNHVGKDPDVGEGVLAWTQEQAEGQRGVLRWVARHQAALFFPLLTLEGVNLKVGSLMFLRGRSRRDRLVEGGLLLAHAVGYLSLAFALLPPAQAVVLMAVQHALFGVHLGAVFAPNHKGMAMPGPGERWGHLRRQVLTSRNVRGGAVTDWLMGGLNYQIEHHLFPGIPRCSLRRVRPLVMEHCAAVGLPYTETGLVASYREALGHMREIGEPLREGRG; this is translated from the coding sequence ATGCCCGCGACCCTGCACGCTCCCCCCGCCCCGGCCGCCGCCCCCGCGACGGCGGACAGGCGGGCCGGCAGCGACTTCGCCCCGCTGGCGCGGCGGGTGCGTGAGAGCGGGCTGCTGGAGCGCCGCCGCGGCTACTACGCGCGGGCGATCGGGCTGAACCTGGCGGCGACGGCGGCGCTGTGGGCGGCGGTGGCGTGGGCGGGGGACTCGTGGTGGACGGTCCTGCTCGGTGTTCCGCTCGCGGTGGTGGCGGCGCGGACGGCGTTCCTGGGGCATGACTCGGGGCACCGGCAGATCGCGCGGTCGGCGCGGGGGAACCGGTGGCTGGGGCTGCTGCTGGGGAACCTGCTGCTGGGGATGGGGCACGGGTGGTGGAACGACAAGCACAACCGGCATCACGCGAATCCCAACCATGTGGGCAAGGACCCGGACGTCGGTGAGGGGGTGCTGGCGTGGACGCAGGAGCAGGCCGAGGGGCAGCGCGGTGTGCTGCGGTGGGTGGCGCGGCACCAGGCGGCGCTGTTCTTCCCGCTGCTGACGCTGGAGGGTGTGAACCTGAAGGTGGGGAGCCTGATGTTCCTGCGGGGCCGGTCGCGGCGGGACCGGCTGGTGGAGGGCGGTCTGCTGCTGGCGCACGCGGTGGGGTACCTGTCGCTGGCGTTCGCGCTGCTGCCGCCGGCGCAGGCGGTGGTGCTGATGGCGGTGCAGCACGCGCTGTTCGGCGTGCATCTGGGGGCGGTGTTCGCGCCGAACCACAAGGGGATGGCGATGCCGGGGCCGGGTGAGCGGTGGGGGCATCTGCGGCGTCAGGTGCTGACGTCGCGGAACGTGCGGGGCGGCGCGGTGACCGACTGGCTGATGGGCGGGCTGAACTACCAGATCGAGCACCACCTGTTCCCGGGGATCCCGCGGTGCAGCCTGCGGCGGGTGCGGCCGCTGGTGATGGAGCACTGCGCGGCGGTGGGCCTGCCGTACACCGAGACGGGTCTGGTGGCGTCGTACCGGGAGGCTCTCGGTCACATGCGGGAGATCGGTGAGCCGTTGCGGGAGGGGCGGGGATAG
- a CDS encoding Fpg/Nei family DNA glycosylase — translation MPEGHTIHRLAAEHQRMFGGRAVSASSPQGRFAEGAGRLDGRVLAGADAHGKHLLLGFDDELTLHVHLGIYGKFGFGELPAPAPVGLVRLRLEGGAHFADLRGPNRCEVLEPGEVKLLRDRLGPDPLRADADPEVAWRRVGRARTPIGVLLMDQSVVAGPGNIYRAEVLFRQGVDPRLPGRRLSASQWAGIWADLVVLMAEGVRVGRIDTVRPEHTPEAMGRPPRVDDHGGEVYVYRRAGLPCLVCGTAVAAAVLAGRNLFWCPGCQPSAV, via the coding sequence ATGCCCGAGGGACACACGATTCATCGCCTGGCCGCCGAGCATCAGCGGATGTTCGGCGGCCGTGCCGTTTCCGCGTCGAGTCCGCAGGGGCGGTTCGCCGAGGGGGCGGGCCGGTTGGACGGGCGGGTGCTGGCGGGGGCGGACGCGCATGGCAAGCATCTGCTGCTGGGGTTCGACGATGAGTTGACGTTGCACGTCCATCTGGGGATCTACGGGAAGTTCGGGTTCGGGGAGTTGCCGGCGCCGGCGCCGGTGGGGCTGGTGCGGTTGCGGTTGGAGGGCGGGGCGCATTTCGCGGATCTGCGGGGTCCGAACCGGTGCGAGGTGCTGGAGCCGGGTGAGGTGAAGTTGCTGCGGGACCGGTTGGGGCCGGATCCGCTGCGGGCGGACGCCGATCCGGAGGTGGCGTGGCGGCGGGTCGGTCGGGCGCGGACGCCGATCGGGGTGCTGCTGATGGATCAGTCGGTGGTGGCGGGGCCGGGGAACATCTACCGGGCGGAGGTGCTGTTCCGGCAGGGGGTCGATCCGCGGTTGCCGGGGCGGCGGTTGTCGGCGTCGCAGTGGGCGGGGATCTGGGCGGATCTGGTGGTGCTGATGGCGGAGGGGGTGCGGGTGGGGCGGATCGATACGGTGCGTCCGGAGCACACGCCGGAGGCGATGGGGCGTCCGCCGCGGGTGGACGATCATGGTGGTGAGGTGTACGTGTACCGGCGTGCGGGGTTGCCGTGCCTGGTGTGCGGGACGGCGGTGGCTGCGGCGGTGCTGGCGGGGCGGAACCTGTTCTGGTGTCCGGGGTGCCAGCCGTCCGCCGTGTGA